A single window of Candidatus Planktophila sp. DNA harbors:
- the rimO gene encoding 30S ribosomal protein S12 methylthiotransferase RimO, which yields MKRTVAVVTLGCARNEVDSEELAGRLAADGWNLVDDVELAEVALVNTCGFIESAKKDSIDALLEANSLKGHGTTRAVVAVGCMAERYGNALADALPETDAILGFDDYKDISARLQSIVNGNKHVAHIPRDRRALLPIAPSDRADIRPTEEFTRKRLGNAPWAPLKIASGCDRRCSFCAIPYFRGSFISRRPHEILDEARWLVANGVTELFLVSENTTSFGKDLGDLQLMEKILPEIATIDGVERVRLSYLQPAEMRPTLIQAMIATPKTVPYFDLSFQHTSPTVLRRMRRFGDNEKFLHLIHQIRALSPEAGIRSNFIVGFPGETQDDFDELATFITQAKLDAVGVFGYSDEDNTEALTLGEKVGLDVIAQRLETLSSLADEMVSNRAQARIGENVRVLIEDSDLQEGRAAHQGPEVDGSTVFVGTDFLVGQYVDAVVIDSMGADLVAKPL from the coding sequence ATGAAACGCACCGTTGCTGTCGTCACTTTAGGGTGCGCACGAAATGAAGTTGATTCTGAAGAGTTAGCTGGACGATTGGCCGCCGACGGGTGGAACTTAGTCGATGATGTTGAGTTGGCAGAAGTCGCTTTAGTTAATACTTGTGGCTTTATTGAATCGGCTAAAAAAGACTCTATAGATGCTTTATTGGAGGCCAACTCTCTAAAAGGACATGGCACAACTCGCGCCGTAGTTGCAGTGGGATGCATGGCAGAGCGTTATGGAAATGCTTTAGCCGATGCCTTGCCAGAAACCGATGCGATCTTGGGTTTTGATGATTACAAAGATATTTCCGCACGGTTGCAATCAATTGTTAATGGGAATAAACATGTAGCTCATATACCCAGAGACCGGCGTGCACTGTTGCCAATTGCACCCTCAGATCGCGCTGATATTCGTCCCACGGAAGAGTTCACGCGCAAACGCTTGGGAAATGCACCATGGGCACCGCTAAAGATTGCATCAGGATGTGATCGGCGTTGTTCCTTTTGTGCAATTCCATATTTCCGAGGCTCCTTCATTTCACGACGGCCTCACGAGATTCTGGATGAAGCGCGTTGGTTAGTGGCCAACGGAGTAACGGAGTTATTTCTCGTAAGCGAGAACACCACTTCATTTGGAAAAGATCTGGGTGATTTGCAGTTGATGGAAAAGATTTTGCCAGAGATTGCAACCATTGATGGCGTAGAGCGAGTTCGTTTGTCGTATCTGCAACCAGCTGAGATGCGTCCAACATTGATTCAAGCAATGATTGCAACACCAAAGACTGTGCCTTATTTTGATTTGTCTTTTCAGCACACCAGTCCAACTGTGTTGCGTCGAATGCGCAGATTCGGTGACAACGAAAAGTTTTTACATTTGATTCATCAAATTAGAGCCCTTTCACCTGAAGCTGGAATCAGGTCTAACTTCATTGTTGGATTCCCGGGCGAAACCCAAGATGACTTTGATGAACTTGCAACATTTATTACTCAAGCAAAGTTAGATGCGGTAGGAGTTTTCGGCTACTCCGATGAGGACAATACTGAAGCGCTCACCTTGGGCGAAAAAGTTGGATTAGATGTAATAGCCCAGCGCCTAGAAACTCTCTCTTCATTAGCTGATGAAATGGTGAGTAATCGCGCCCAAGCTCGTATTGGTGAAAATGTACGCGTACTTATCGAAGATTCTGATTTACAAGAGGGAAGGGCCGCCCATCAAGGTCCAGAAGTCGATGGTTCGACGGTTTTCGTAGGAACAGATTTCCTTGTTGGGCAGTATGTTGATGCGGTGGTAATTGATTCAATGGGCGCTGATCTGGTGGCAAAACCCTTATGA
- the pgsA gene encoding CDP-diacylglycerol--glycerol-3-phosphate 3-phosphatidyltransferase, whose amino-acid sequence MRLPNYITPNFITVARLLFVPIGAYTLFKNGGNDPVWQYISWIVFFILGMSDVLDGNLARSRNSITEFGKFLDPVADKVMIGTAMISLSILNRLPWWITIVILVREIGITIFRLAVIKRGVIAANKGGKIKSTFQNFGVGFYVLPLSENLYWFRDGFMLIAVILTIATGFYYVQSAFKLGK is encoded by the coding sequence ATGAGGCTTCCAAACTATATAACTCCAAATTTTATTACTGTCGCACGATTACTTTTTGTTCCAATAGGTGCATATACATTGTTTAAAAATGGCGGAAATGATCCTGTATGGCAGTACATCTCGTGGATAGTTTTTTTCATTCTAGGAATGTCGGATGTATTGGATGGTAATTTGGCGCGCAGTCGAAATTCGATTACTGAATTTGGGAAGTTTTTAGACCCCGTAGCCGACAAAGTTATGATCGGGACTGCGATGATTTCATTATCGATCTTAAATAGATTGCCGTGGTGGATCACTATTGTTATCTTAGTTCGAGAAATTGGGATTACTATTTTCCGATTGGCCGTTATCAAAAGAGGCGTAATTGCTGCTAATAAAGGCGGCAAAATTAAATCAACTTTCCAAAACTTCGGGGTTGGCTTTTACGTTTTACCCTTAAGTGAAAACCTATATTGGTTTCGCGATGGCTTTATGCTAATCGCGGTAATCCTCACTATCGCAACCGGCTTTTATTATGTACAGTCGGCATTCAAACTAGGCAAGTAG
- a CDS encoding CinA family protein: MALSPEIIELATEIIDALRERNETLSTAESLTAGSVSSAIVTIAGASDVFVGGITAYRDEIKISHLHVDPVLITEHTSVSEEVAVAMAQGARRSFKTTWSISTTGVAGPNPLDGHPVGVVWVAIEGPVSQTIELSLSGERETIRNAATASAIATFARILRHRS, from the coding sequence GTGGCGCTTTCACCTGAAATAATAGAGCTCGCAACCGAGATTATTGATGCACTACGCGAACGTAATGAAACCCTTAGTACTGCCGAATCTTTAACTGCCGGATCAGTGAGTTCGGCTATTGTGACAATCGCTGGAGCCTCCGATGTTTTTGTGGGCGGCATCACCGCATACCGTGATGAAATAAAGATCTCTCACCTTCACGTGGACCCGGTTCTAATTACAGAACACACATCAGTGAGTGAAGAGGTTGCAGTTGCTATGGCACAAGGAGCTCGCAGATCATTTAAAACGACGTGGTCAATTAGCACGACCGGAGTGGCCGGTCCGAATCCATTGGATGGACATCCAGTCGGCGTGGTCTGGGTGGCGATCGAGGGTCCGGTATCGCAGACGATAGAACTTTCTCTATCAGGTGAGCGTGAAACTATACGAAACGCTGCTACAGCGAGTGCGATTGCCACATTTGCGCGTATCCTTAGGCATCGAAGTTAA
- a CDS encoding helix-turn-helix transcriptional regulator, with product MVLVREAVGLTLRASRTSQSRTLRDVARAARVSLGYLSEVERGQKEASSELLNAICAALGLSLSDLFSDVSIELASHESVVLTVVDAA from the coding sequence ATGGTTCTTGTCCGTGAAGCCGTCGGTCTAACCCTTCGCGCATCTCGCACCTCTCAATCACGCACGTTGCGTGATGTGGCTCGTGCGGCTCGAGTTTCTCTTGGGTATTTGTCTGAAGTCGAACGTGGGCAAAAAGAGGCATCCTCCGAACTTCTCAACGCAATTTGTGCCGCGCTTGGCCTTTCGCTCTCAGATCTATTTAGTGATGTTTCAATTGAACTGGCGAGCCACGAGAGCGTGGTTCTTACTGTAGTCGATGCCGCTTAA
- a CDS encoding helix-turn-helix domain-containing protein has translation MPLNKYSPQVSTHRRTHSAILIATKELIATVGLANMTMIEIADTSEVSRATLYNHFRDKESVVAALCESECERLISIAQSAANACEALELLSIDISTDAALAHMRIHDPSLLTRALGLREHRLWGRIAHELVLITGSQLLAHVSLLWLIGQVLQPIAAHNSRLQAELLISRAHI, from the coding sequence ATGCCGCTTAATAAATACTCACCACAAGTAAGCACTCACCGCCGCACACACAGTGCAATTCTCATTGCTACTAAAGAGCTTATTGCTACGGTAGGCCTGGCCAATATGACTATGATCGAAATTGCTGATACATCCGAGGTTTCTCGTGCGACTTTATATAACCATTTTCGTGATAAGGAGAGTGTTGTTGCAGCTCTCTGTGAATCTGAATGCGAGCGCTTAATTTCAATTGCGCAGAGTGCAGCTAATGCTTGTGAAGCGTTAGAACTTCTCTCAATTGATATCTCAACCGATGCCGCGTTGGCGCACATGCGAATTCATGATCCATCTCTACTGACCAGGGCTTTAGGATTAAGAGAGCACCGGTTGTGGGGAAGGATTGCTCATGAGTTGGTACTCATTACAGGTAGTCAGCTCCTGGCTCATGTTTCCTTACTGTGGCTGATCGGACAAGTTCTCCAACCTATAGCCGCGCACAATTCGCGATTACAGGCAGAGTTACTGATTTCCCGTGCGCATATCTGA
- a CDS encoding DUF3046 domain-containing protein produces the protein MRISDLRERLKLSFGEGSHFPSDIAISELGSKTVNEALALGVEADHIWRAVCKAHPKETEKFKY, from the coding sequence GTGCGCATATCTGATCTTCGAGAGCGATTAAAGCTTTCTTTTGGCGAAGGTTCGCACTTTCCAAGCGATATTGCGATTTCAGAACTTGGGAGCAAGACGGTCAATGAGGCGTTAGCGTTAGGTGTAGAGGCAGATCACATTTGGAGGGCAGTGTGTAAAGCACATCCAAAAGAGACTGAAAAATTTAAGTACTGA
- a CDS encoding alpha/beta hydrolase, which translates to MKLSTVITEIDPTRPPLVLIHGLGSAATAFKPTLAELSKNFRVISVDLPGHGQSPYSKSQAMDPASLGEAIFETVKSEYGIEKFHVVGNSLGGWIALEMAASRPEQILSVTGLAPAGLWLAPASARLPSEAGLYYLAKALKPFIKTGLKSKQIRKIGFKRVSPKWQELSYETCFDASIAMTNCRGYFPAWDGMTGRRFNAKVPDCVRTTILFGDCDNTLPADVSQERSLAPSHCRWLTIENCGHAPMWDHPELVLKVVLETTYR; encoded by the coding sequence ATGAAACTCTCTACGGTTATTACTGAAATCGACCCCACACGACCGCCACTTGTTTTAATCCATGGGCTTGGTTCCGCTGCCACCGCATTTAAACCTACTCTCGCAGAGCTCTCGAAAAATTTTCGCGTCATTAGCGTTGATTTGCCTGGACATGGACAAAGCCCATATTCAAAGAGTCAAGCAATGGACCCAGCTTCACTAGGGGAGGCGATTTTTGAAACGGTAAAAAGTGAGTACGGTATAGAAAAGTTTCACGTTGTGGGTAATTCACTAGGGGGATGGATTGCACTTGAAATGGCCGCATCCAGGCCCGAGCAGATTTTGAGCGTTACCGGATTGGCACCTGCTGGGTTGTGGCTGGCTCCAGCTTCGGCTCGATTGCCGAGCGAGGCAGGCTTATATTATTTAGCAAAAGCCCTCAAACCTTTTATTAAAACCGGTCTTAAGTCGAAACAGATACGCAAAATTGGTTTTAAACGAGTGAGCCCTAAGTGGCAAGAGCTAAGTTATGAAACCTGTTTTGATGCAAGCATCGCCATGACTAACTGCCGAGGTTATTTTCCGGCATGGGATGGCATGACAGGACGGCGCTTCAATGCAAAAGTTCCAGATTGCGTTCGAACAACAATACTCTTTGGTGATTGTGATAACACATTGCCTGCCGACGTTTCGCAGGAGCGATCTTTAGCGCCTTCTCACTGTAGGTGGCTGACGATAGAAAACTGTGGTCATGCTCCAATGTGGGATCACCCAGAATTAGTTTTAAAGGTAGTTCTTGAGACTACCTATCGGTAG
- a CDS encoding pyruvate dehydrogenase, protein MSISEKELEILQEVQERILWLATRMIDYANHDRENTDGVKVGGHQASSASMVSILTSLYFHHLDAEDRVSVKPHASPVFHAIQFLLGNLDKKYLTELRSAGGLQSYPSRTKDPDPVDFSTGSVGLGAAAPLFAGVTRRYVDAHFGKRPHSRFIALIGDAELDEGNIWEAVADPATDGVGNVMWVVDFNRQSLDRVIPGIRIAQWRAQFEAAGWHVIEVKYGSKLKKAFSIAGSESFKKWFDDIPNEQYQSLYGQRIEDVRERFLDGAPDGVKEHLTSYSDAELFAILSDLGGHNLESLVETFQFCDSMIDRPSVVFAYTVKGWGLPLAGDPRNHSAQISTSQINDLRSRVELTVEDEWNGFSPNSDVGEFLLKRSASLKRPIHSGEISAVIPISTNIKSSGIVSTQEVFGRVLTEISRDESIRPYLVTTAPDVATSTNLGGFINRTGVFHPKEVRRWNEDPVLKWAEGPTGQHIELGISEMNLFMLLGMLGLSYDHSNQPLIPIGTVYDPFVLRGLDAFIYSVYSGAKFIITGTPSGVTLAPEGGAHQSTITPSVGMELPGVVLMEPAYAQALDWLLCDAIAHVGGGKRDTTPDLRPNELAFYFRLTTRPVDQKPFNDAKDRLGEALLRSQVLAGAYRLIDGRDGLSETSGSITAPVVHLVGTGAVMPEVIEAARELASEGVVAHVVDITSPGRLYGSWQRTLKQGIRTASTPSFPGSLRPIFTERAPIVSIHDGASHAMAWLGSALGMPQVAMGVDTFGQSGSIGELYKIHDLDSGSIVNGALAALSLNI, encoded by the coding sequence ATGAGTATTTCTGAAAAAGAACTGGAAATTCTACAAGAGGTGCAAGAACGTATTTTGTGGCTTGCTACTCGAATGATTGATTATGCCAATCATGATCGAGAAAATACTGATGGAGTAAAAGTTGGTGGACATCAGGCTTCGAGTGCTTCAATGGTTTCGATTTTAACTTCACTCTACTTTCATCACTTAGATGCAGAGGATCGAGTGAGCGTTAAGCCCCACGCTTCTCCGGTATTTCATGCTATTCAGTTTCTGCTTGGAAATTTAGATAAGAAATATCTCACCGAACTGAGAAGTGCTGGTGGATTACAGAGTTATCCTTCGCGAACCAAGGACCCCGACCCAGTTGATTTTTCAACCGGCTCCGTCGGTCTAGGCGCGGCTGCGCCGCTTTTTGCAGGTGTTACACGCCGGTACGTTGATGCACACTTTGGTAAACGCCCACACTCTAGGTTTATTGCCTTGATTGGTGATGCCGAACTCGATGAGGGAAACATTTGGGAAGCTGTTGCAGATCCAGCAACTGATGGAGTTGGAAATGTCATGTGGGTTGTCGACTTTAACCGCCAATCATTGGATCGAGTAATTCCTGGAATTCGAATTGCACAGTGGAGAGCTCAATTTGAAGCGGCAGGCTGGCACGTTATAGAGGTTAAGTATGGCTCTAAATTAAAGAAGGCATTTTCAATCGCGGGATCCGAAAGTTTTAAAAAATGGTTTGATGATATTCCAAATGAACAGTATCAATCTCTATATGGTCAAAGAATTGAAGATGTTCGTGAACGCTTTCTAGATGGCGCACCTGATGGAGTTAAAGAACATCTAACTTCATATTCTGATGCCGAGCTTTTTGCTATTTTGAGTGATCTTGGTGGTCATAATTTAGAATCCCTTGTCGAAACTTTTCAGTTCTGCGATAGCATGATTGATCGCCCAAGCGTTGTATTTGCATATACCGTTAAAGGTTGGGGACTTCCGCTGGCGGGGGATCCGCGCAATCATTCTGCTCAAATTTCTACATCACAGATTAATGATCTTCGAAGTCGAGTTGAATTAACCGTTGAGGATGAGTGGAACGGATTTTCACCAAACTCGGATGTGGGAGAGTTTCTTCTCAAGCGCAGTGCTTCTTTAAAGCGCCCAATTCACTCTGGTGAAATTAGCGCAGTTATCCCAATATCAACTAATATAAAGAGCAGCGGAATAGTTTCCACTCAGGAGGTTTTTGGGCGCGTTCTCACTGAAATTAGTCGAGATGAATCGATTCGTCCTTACTTAGTAACAACTGCACCCGATGTCGCAACATCTACGAATTTAGGTGGATTCATAAATCGAACTGGCGTTTTCCATCCTAAAGAAGTTCGCAGATGGAATGAGGATCCAGTTTTAAAGTGGGCAGAGGGACCTACGGGCCAACATATTGAATTGGGCATAAGTGAGATGAATTTATTTATGCTTCTTGGCATGTTAGGTCTCTCGTACGATCATTCAAATCAACCTTTGATCCCAATCGGGACGGTTTATGATCCATTTGTACTCAGGGGTTTAGATGCCTTTATTTATAGCGTTTATTCTGGAGCTAAGTTTATAATTACTGGTACTCCTTCTGGTGTGACTCTAGCTCCCGAGGGAGGAGCACATCAATCGACCATTACGCCCTCAGTTGGAATGGAACTTCCTGGAGTTGTTCTCATGGAGCCGGCCTATGCACAGGCACTTGATTGGCTGCTCTGCGATGCTATAGCCCACGTTGGCGGAGGTAAACGCGATACCACACCAGATCTTCGGCCAAATGAGCTGGCCTTCTATTTCAGACTCACAACCAGACCCGTTGATCAAAAACCATTCAATGATGCAAAGGATCGTTTAGGCGAAGCGCTGTTGCGAAGTCAGGTTTTAGCTGGGGCTTACCGATTAATCGATGGTCGTGATGGATTGAGCGAAACCAGTGGATCAATCACTGCTCCAGTAGTGCATTTAGTTGGCACTGGTGCCGTGATGCCGGAAGTTATTGAAGCTGCACGTGAATTAGCTAGCGAAGGCGTAGTTGCACATGTCGTTGATATAACTTCACCCGGCCGTTTGTATGGCAGTTGGCAGAGAACACTTAAACAAGGAATTCGTACGGCGAGCACTCCATCATTTCCTGGATCTTTAAGACCCATTTTTACCGAGCGCGCACCGATTGTTTCAATTCATGATGGTGCATCACATGCTATGGCTTGGCTTGGTTCAGCTCTGGGAATGCCACAAGTTGCAATGGGCGTAGATACATTTGGTCAATCTGGCTCGATCGGCGAGCTCTATAAAATTCATGACCTCGATTCAGGATCAATTGTTAATGGCGCACTAGCTGCATTGAGTCTAAATATTTAG
- a CDS encoding AGE family epimerase/isomerase, with protein sequence MSNSLLDETGSTIYGEKFLLRQAQSLIEFAHGSEIVNGGFGYLNSHGQVDTSQPRQAYVQCRMLQVFGLTHLMGLQDSSRLIKHGVDALNDLFFDQKNSGFFNAIDTSGKSIGVSKLGYDHMFVLLAAITATAAGVEGAAKLLRRAEDAIDTFFWDPEFEMMNDQWDLEFSTLSGYRGINVNMHAVEALTAAFDLTKNRKYLDRALAICKRTINEFARNNHWLLPEHFSSSWKVELEYNHDNPADQFRPFGVTIGHLFEWSRLVMQVGLLVKGQAGYEWIEEGARKLYEQAKEYGWNADNSPGFIYTMDWQMRPVVHSRMHWVAAEAVMAAYVLWRITGDQNFLIDYDHWWLFIDRHVIDREFGSWHHELNSQLQVIETTWPGKPDIYHALNACLLPLLPFQPSFIGALIAHKDSAI encoded by the coding sequence ATGAGTAATTCTTTACTTGATGAGACTGGATCGACGATTTATGGGGAGAAATTCCTTTTAAGGCAGGCACAATCTCTCATTGAATTTGCACATGGCTCAGAAATAGTCAACGGTGGTTTTGGATACTTGAATTCGCACGGGCAAGTTGATACGAGCCAGCCTCGCCAAGCCTACGTTCAGTGCCGAATGCTTCAAGTTTTTGGTCTTACACATTTAATGGGTCTGCAGGACTCTTCTCGGCTCATTAAACATGGTGTGGATGCGCTTAATGATTTGTTCTTCGACCAAAAAAACTCTGGATTTTTTAACGCGATTGATACATCGGGAAAATCGATTGGAGTTTCAAAGCTCGGTTATGATCATATGTTTGTCCTTCTAGCCGCTATTACGGCCACCGCTGCTGGAGTCGAAGGTGCAGCGAAGCTCTTGCGGAGGGCAGAGGATGCCATTGATACTTTTTTTTGGGATCCAGAGTTTGAAATGATGAATGATCAGTGGGATCTGGAATTTAGCACTTTGAGTGGTTATCGTGGCATCAATGTAAATATGCACGCCGTAGAGGCACTTACAGCCGCCTTTGATCTAACTAAAAACAGAAAATACCTTGATCGGGCATTGGCAATTTGTAAACGCACTATAAATGAGTTTGCACGAAATAATCACTGGCTACTTCCAGAACATTTTTCATCCAGCTGGAAAGTGGAGCTGGAATACAATCACGATAATCCGGCAGATCAATTTCGACCTTTTGGGGTCACAATTGGCCACTTATTTGAATGGTCAAGGCTCGTGATGCAGGTTGGATTACTCGTAAAAGGTCAAGCAGGTTATGAATGGATTGAGGAAGGTGCCAGAAAGCTTTACGAGCAGGCCAAAGAGTATGGATGGAATGCTGACAATTCACCCGGCTTTATTTACACGATGGATTGGCAGATGCGGCCAGTTGTTCATTCCCGAATGCATTGGGTTGCGGCAGAGGCGGTAATGGCAGCGTATGTGCTCTGGCGAATTACAGGTGATCAAAATTTTTTGATTGACTATGACCATTGGTGGTTATTCATTGATCGCCATGTTATCGATCGAGAGTTTGGTTCTTGGCATCATGAACTCAATTCTCAGTTGCAGGTGATTGAAACTACTTGGCCGGGAAAGCCCGATATTTACCATGCCCTTAATGCCTGTCTACTGCCTTTACTACCTTTTCAGCCGAGTTTTATTGGTGCCTTGATTGCGCATAAAGATAGCGCTATCTAA
- a CDS encoding glycine C-acetyltransferase, which yields MSSIPEFIDGLKTKLDNLESTGLYKHERALTGAQQVLVHAGGKNLLNFCSNNYLGLANNDQIIAASKTALDQFGFGMASVRFIAGTQTQHVALEDKLTSFLSTQATILFPSCFDANGGLFEAIFDENDAIISDALNHASIIDGIRLCKAQRFRCQNRDLADLEIQLQSASKAKNIVIVTDGVFSMDGYLAPLVGICDLADKYGALVMVDDSHATGFIGAGGAGTPTYWGVQNRVDIISGTLGKALGGASGGFISSRHPEIVQMLRQKARPYLFSNSVPPSVVAGTIAALDLMRSNPELAVKVRENAREFRALMVEEGFDLLPGEHAIVPVMFSNEHLAVSMAKALFDRGIYAVAFSYPVVPMGKARIRIQLSASHTFDEIRECVKAFVDAREELSVKIHE from the coding sequence GTGTCATCGATTCCTGAATTTATAGATGGCTTAAAAACCAAGTTGGATAACCTAGAAAGTACCGGCCTATATAAACATGAACGCGCTCTGACAGGCGCGCAACAAGTTCTTGTGCATGCTGGTGGTAAAAATCTTTTGAATTTCTGTTCAAATAACTATCTCGGATTGGCAAATAATGATCAGATAATTGCTGCCTCTAAAACGGCTCTGGATCAATTTGGCTTCGGCATGGCAAGTGTTCGATTTATTGCTGGAACACAAACCCAGCACGTTGCCCTTGAAGATAAATTAACTTCCTTTCTTTCTACGCAGGCAACGATACTTTTCCCCTCCTGCTTTGATGCAAATGGTGGCCTTTTCGAAGCGATTTTCGACGAAAATGATGCGATTATTTCTGACGCTCTCAACCACGCCTCGATCATCGACGGTATTAGATTGTGCAAGGCACAGAGATTTCGATGTCAAAACCGCGATCTCGCAGATTTGGAGATCCAACTTCAATCTGCATCTAAGGCAAAAAATATTGTCATTGTTACCGACGGTGTTTTTTCTATGGATGGTTATCTCGCACCACTTGTTGGAATCTGCGATTTAGCAGATAAATACGGAGCTTTGGTTATGGTCGATGATTCACATGCAACTGGATTTATCGGAGCTGGCGGAGCTGGAACTCCAACATATTGGGGAGTTCAAAATCGAGTCGACATTATTTCAGGCACTCTTGGCAAGGCGTTAGGTGGAGCATCTGGAGGTTTCATTAGCTCAAGACATCCAGAGATAGTGCAGATGTTGCGCCAAAAAGCCCGTCCATATTTATTTTCAAACTCTGTGCCACCATCGGTCGTGGCGGGAACAATCGCAGCTTTGGATTTAATGCGTTCAAATCCGGAGTTAGCTGTAAAGGTGAGAGAAAATGCCCGCGAATTCCGAGCATTAATGGTTGAGGAGGGTTTTGATCTACTTCCGGGTGAACATGCCATTGTACCTGTGATGTTTAGTAATGAGCATCTTGCGGTTTCCATGGCTAAAGCTCTATTTGATCGTGGCATTTATGCAGTTGCATTTTCATATCCAGTTGTTCCGATGGGTAAAGCACGGATTCGAATTCAACTTAGTGCAAGCCATACTTTCGATGAGATTAGGGAGTGCGTGAAAGCCTTCGTTGATGCACGGGAAGAGCTTTCAGTTAAAATTCATGAGTAA
- the tdh gene encoding L-threonine 3-dehydrogenase encodes MKALYKSNRASGLEFIELPEPVTGERDIKIKVFKTGICGTDLHIESWDSWADANLTPPFIPGHEFVGRVVEIGADVTTVNVGDLVSGEGHIVCGLCRNCRAGRRHLCKNTIGVGVNRDGAFAEFVVIPESNVWLHPHDIDLELAAIFDPLGNAVHTALSFPVVGEDVLITGAGPIGLMSAAIARFVGARFIVITDVNEYRLNLARSMGVDAAINISIDDVSTTMIKLGMKEGFDIAFEMSGHQSAMPMILENVGHGARIAALGLPKAPISFDWSKVVTHMMTIKGIYGREMYETWYSMNAMVGKGLDVSPVITHRFAANNWQEAFELARSGNCGKIILDWS; translated from the coding sequence ATGAAGGCTCTATACAAAAGCAATCGCGCTTCAGGTTTAGAGTTCATTGAATTGCCGGAGCCTGTAACTGGTGAGCGGGATATCAAGATAAAAGTTTTTAAAACCGGAATCTGTGGAACTGATTTGCACATTGAAAGTTGGGATTCTTGGGCCGATGCGAATCTGACGCCCCCTTTTATCCCAGGCCATGAATTTGTCGGACGAGTTGTTGAAATTGGCGCAGACGTTACAACGGTAAATGTTGGAGACTTAGTATCTGGTGAAGGCCACATTGTCTGCGGGCTTTGCCGTAACTGCAGAGCTGGCCGTCGCCACCTGTGCAAGAACACAATTGGCGTTGGAGTTAATCGCGATGGCGCTTTTGCCGAGTTTGTAGTAATTCCCGAAAGTAATGTGTGGCTGCACCCTCATGATATTGATTTGGAACTCGCCGCGATTTTTGATCCGCTTGGAAATGCTGTACATACCGCATTGAGTTTTCCAGTAGTTGGCGAAGATGTTCTCATAACTGGAGCCGGGCCAATCGGTCTTATGTCTGCAGCCATTGCTCGCTTCGTTGGTGCACGTTTTATTGTTATAACCGATGTCAATGAGTATCGATTGAATTTAGCTCGCTCAATGGGAGTAGATGCTGCGATAAATATTTCAATTGACGATGTTTCTACAACCATGATTAAGTTAGGAATGAAAGAGGGTTTTGATATTGCATTTGAAATGAGTGGACATCAATCAGCGATGCCCATGATCTTAGAGAACGTTGGGCACGGGGCGCGAATTGCCGCCCTTGGTCTGCCTAAAGCTCCGATTTCATTTGACTGGTCAAAGGTTGTGACACATATGATGACTATCAAAGGCATTTACGGACGCGAAATGTATGAGACGTGGTACTCAATGAATGCGATGGTCGGAAAGGGTCTCGACGTCTCGCCAGTTATCACTCACAGATTTGCGGCAAATAATTGGCAAGAGGCCTTTGAGCTTGCCCGGTCAGGTAATTGCGGAAAAATAATTTTGGATTGGAGTTAA